One Gossypium hirsutum isolate 1008001.06 chromosome A11, Gossypium_hirsutum_v2.1, whole genome shotgun sequence genomic window carries:
- the LOC107892263 gene encoding wall-associated receptor kinase-like 20: MTKDVRFFHIDSLLATFHYMIELPYFILLSQPILLAHHHPSSLPSYTHLTSYLLCWFTMVSIKFQANPVFVYVFFLLFLGSHYSFSQKTCPRCGSMEVPYPLSIHPSCGDPSYSLRCDSQTHKLYFDALNGSSYPVIRIMASVYRMVVQPSPWLTDKCVTQDMGVSEGIWLNQTLPFNITSSNTIFLLNCSPRLLMSPLNCTPTSLCHHYLESSGHVEAKRALQCAEGVNPCCTFVAGGMPSAYKIRLHSSGCKAFRSILHLDPEKAAYEWEEGLEIEWRPPLEPVCKSQLDCFGVSNCSPTSTNGLSRCLCNKGYKWDTVVGSCLRKKKKSRVSLKVSIGVISFFTLAMAIVAITSRKRWGNYNQAKLMKAREDMLKSSNGGKPAKIFRLKEVKKMTNDFSRNRFLGSGGFGEVYKGELPNGDIVAVKSAKVGNIKSTQQVLNEVGILSQVNHKNLVRLLGCCVEAEQPLMIYEYISNGTLSDHLHGKYSTFLDWKTRLKIALQTAEALAYLHSAAYTPIYHRDVKSANILLDYEFNAKVSDFGLSRLASPGLSHVSTCAQGTLGYMDPEYYRNYQLTDKSDVYSYGVVLLELLTSQRAIDFSRDQDDVNLAIYVNQRATNGAIMEVVDQQLLKEPSADMLKSFKLFSDLAFACLREKKSGRPAMKDVVQELHCIIQIIDQENVSKEVSQEII, encoded by the coding sequence ATGACAAAAGATGTAAGGTTTTTTCACATAGATTCTCTTTTAGCTACTTTTCATTATATGATAGAGCTACCCTACTTTATTCTTCTTTCTCAACCCATTTTATTAGCCCACCATCATCCCTCCTCTTTGCCCTCGTATACCCATTTGACCTCTTACCTCCTTTGTTGGTTCACCATGGTCTCCATTAAGTTTCAGGCAAACCCAGTCTTCGTCTATGTTTTCTTCCTTCTGTTTCTCGGTAGCCATTACTCTTTTTCCCAAAAAACTTGTCCAAGATGTGGTTCAATGGAGGTCCCTTACCCCCTTAGCATCCATCCTAGTTGTGGTGACCCTAGCTATTCTCTTCGTTGTGACTCTCAGACTCATAAGCTTTACTTTGATGCCTTAAACGGAAGTTCTTACCCTGTTATTAGAATCATGGCTTCAGTTTACCGCATGGTGGTTCAACCATCGCCATGGTTGACTGATAAGTGTGTGACTCAAGATATGGGTGTAAGTGAAGGCATATGGTTAAACCAAACACTCCCTTTTAACATCACTTCTTCAAATACTATCTTTCTCCTTAACTGTTCCCCGCGCCTTTTGATGTCTCCTCTAAATTGCACTCCCACCAGTCTTTGTCACCATTATTTGGAGAGCTCTGGACATGTTGAAGCCAAACGAGCATTGCAGTGTGCTGAGGGGGTCAATCCATGTTGCACCTTCGTAGCCGGAGGGATGCCGTCGGCATACAAAATACGGCTTCACAGTTCGGGTTGTAAAGCTTTTAGAAGCATCCTTCATTTGGATCCAGAAAAGGCTGCTTATGAATGGGAAGAAGGGTTGGAAATTGAATGGAGGCCTCCCCTTGAGCCTGTTTGTAAAAGCCAACTTGATTGCTTTGGGGTTTCAAATTGTTCACCTACTAGTACAAATGGCCTCTCTCGTTGCCTTTGCAATAAGGGATACAAATGGGACACTGTCGTTGGGTCTTGcttgagaaagaagaaaaaaagtagAGTCAGCTTAAAGGTGTCCATTGGAGTGATCTCCTTTTTCACTCTAGCTATGGCGATTGTTGCAATTACTTCAAGGAAACGATGGGGAAATTATAACCAGGCAAAGCTCATGAAGGCGAGGGAAGACATGTTGAAGTCAAGCAATGGAGGGAAGCCAGCTAAGATATTCCGTTTGAAGGAGGTGAAAAAGATGACAAATGATTTCTCTAGAAACAGGTTCTTAGGGAGTGGTGGGTTTGGGGAGGTTTACAAAGGCGAGCTTCCAAATGGGGATATTGTGGCAGTCAAGTCGGCCAAAGTTGGGAACATTAAGAGCACCCAACAAGTTCTCAATGAAGTTGGGATTCTCTCACAAGTCAACCATAAGAACCTGGTTAGACTCCTAGGTTGTTGCGTGGAGGCTGAGCAACCATTGATGATCTATGAGTATATCTCAAATGGGACCCTAAGTGATCATTTGCACGGAAAGTACTCCACCTTTTTAGACTGGAAAACAAGGCTGAAAATCGCTTTGCAAACGGCTGAAGCGTTGGCTTACCTACATTCTGCAGCATACACCCCTATTTACCATAGGGACGTTAAGTCAGCAAACATACTTTTAGACTATGAATTCAATGCAAAAGTTTCGGATTTCGGGTTATCCAGGTTGGCTAGCCCGGGTTTGAGCCATGTCTCAACATGTGCTCAAGGAACCCTTGGGTACATGGACCCTGAATACTATAGGAACTACCAGTTGACTGATAAAAGTGATGTTTATAGCTATGGAGTGGTGTTGCTTGAGTTACTGACTTCCCAAAGGGCCATTGATTTCTCAAGAGATCAAGATGATGTTAATTTAGCCATTTATGTTAATCAACGGGCCACCAATGGTGCGATCATGGAAGTTGTGGATCAACAGCTACTTAAGGAGCCCTCAGCTGATATGTTGAAGAGTTTTAAACTTTTCTCAGACCTTGCATTTGCATGTTTAAGGGAGAAGAAATCAGGTAGACCCGCCATGAAAGATGTTGTCCAAGAACTCCATTGCATCATTCagattatagatcaagaaaatgtTTCTAAAGAAGTTAGCCAGGAGATTATATAA